The following nucleotide sequence is from Mangifera indica cultivar Alphonso chromosome 1, CATAS_Mindica_2.1, whole genome shotgun sequence.
tttattagaTCAACAATATTCAGTTGCAGCCCCACGCAGTCACTCCGACTAAAGAGCacgaaaataaattaaaataagaaacagaaaaagcttttaatattaataaagtaGCCGTTAGCACTTTGGCTCCatctaaatttaaacttatcatCCAATATATTTATCATCCCCAGTCAGCTGGCTTCTCTATTGTACAAGTACGACCCAGATCCAAAAAATGACCCAGAGCCTCAAAACGACAGTGGCTGCCACCGCCGCCGGAGAGCAGAAGCTGAAGCCGAAGTCCGGGCGGAAGCCACTCCAGCCAGTGAACTGTCTACCCACCAGTAATATAAAAACCAAGCCAAAGGAGAAGCAAGAATGTATCAATCAGAACCAGAATAAGAATCAGATCTCTGTGGTTGGAGATCTGAACGAGGAGGAGGAGAATCATGTGGTGACAAAGTTGGAATCACTGGATGCGTCGCTGGCAGAGGAACTCAGTGCCATAAGAAAGAAGCTTGAGAGATTGAgaatggaaaaagagaaaacagagAGGATGTTGAATGAAAGAGAGATGATGCTAGATAAGCAAATGAAGGAGCTTCAATACAGAGGGGAAACTCAGAAGGTGCTGGAGATTGAAGTTGATAGATTATACAGATTAAAGGAACTCAAGTCTTATTGT
It contains:
- the LOC123216891 gene encoding high mobility group B protein 6-like; this encodes MTQSLKTTVAATAAGEQKLKPKSGRKPLQPVNCLPTSNIKTKPKEKQECINQNQNKNQISVVGDLNEEEENHVVTKLESLDASLAEELSAIRKKLERLRMEKEKTERMLNEREMMLDKQMKELQYRGETQKVLEIEVDRLYRLKELKSYCLRISSIRSLRKKEQEKRTSGGVAKSMSHDLVGEDDEESVGENTMQSPCSSPVEENTEKEK